From one Aeropyrum camini SY1 = JCM 12091 genomic stretch:
- a CDS encoding type II toxin-antitoxin system VapC family toxin: MTRPTYLFDASSIVRALREVKLVPLGGQAIQWLTVYEVLNAFWKEANLLHRLDPEEAGSLVSDFTEVIREMVVLEPRGLEQSIFRIAVSKGATIYDASYIALAAKYNLVLVTEDQKLSRIASDTVNVVSLNDLA, from the coding sequence ATGACGAGACCCACTTACTTGTTTGATGCATCAAGCATCGTTAGGGCACTTAGAGAGGTTAAACTAGTGCCACTGGGTGGGCAAGCAATACAGTGGCTAACAGTATATGAAGTTCTCAATGCCTTCTGGAAAGAGGCTAACCTGCTACATAGGCTTGATCCAGAGGAGGCTGGCTCCCTGGTCAGCGACTTTACGGAAGTAATCCGTGAAATGGTCGTACTCGAGCCCAGGGGTCTCGAGCAAAGTATATTCCGAATAGCGGTCTCCAAGGGGGCAACAATTTATGATGCGTCTTATATAGCCTTAGCCGCAAAATATAACCTAGTGCTTGTAACAGAAGATCAAAAACTCTCTCGTATTGCGAGTGACACGGTAAACGTAGTAAGTTTAAATGACCTTGCGTGA
- a CDS encoding antitoxin family protein, translating into MSKVVRVRYKGGVLVPEEPLDMEENKELLVKIIDVEERRRILERYRGALGRVDAELLEEAVEEAEHL; encoded by the coding sequence GTGTCCAAGGTAGTTAGAGTGAGATATAAGGGCGGCGTATTGGTGCCTGAGGAGCCGCTTGACATGGAGGAGAACAAGGAGCTTCTCGTTAAGATAATTGATGTAGAGGAGAGGAGAAGGATACTAGAGAGGTATCGGGGTGCATTGGGCCGTGTAGACGCAGAACTCCTAGAGGAGGCGGTAGAGGAGGCCGAGCATCTTTGA
- a CDS encoding MFS transporter — MSRGVVVFVLLGLVSLFADLTYEGARGVVGPYLEFLEAGLAVAAAVSVGDLVAYVARLFGGLLAYRLGSSGAYWGLVFLGYTVNLVAVPLLAFAGRWEEAFLLVLVERAGKGLRAPARDAILAEVSGGLGRGVVYAVHEAMDQVGAILGPLLVMAALSSGFGYSGVFTLLGVPALVSLLLLILAYILYPSLKSAEKPHGGHPPFVKVVPLAAAAGLSMAGFIHWIHASFRYSVQGVDTSLIAGAYAVAMLVDALAAIALGVAYDKVTRGVVALVPLVAAASSLAVLLGAPLALAAILWGVAMGGFQSVFRSLVADSLEPRLRGLGFGVVYFAMGLGWSVGNIAMASLPVWAGAAVALLADGGGAVAMLRLAKKQGG, encoded by the coding sequence GTGTCTAGGGGGGTTGTGGTTTTTGTGCTGCTTGGCTTGGTTTCGCTGTTTGCTGATTTGACTTATGAGGGTGCTCGGGGTGTTGTTGGGCCTTATCTGGAGTTTCTTGAGGCTGGGCTTGCTGTTGCTGCTGCTGTTTCCGTGGGTGATCTTGTTGCTTATGTTGCGCGGCTCTTCGGGGGCTTGCTCGCGTATAGGCTAGGGTCTAGCGGCGCATACTGGGGGCTGGTGTTTCTAGGTTATACTGTCAACCTGGTTGCAGTCCCCCTCCTCGCATTTGCGGGAAGGTGGGAGGAGGCTTTCCTCCTGGTTCTCGTGGAGAGAGCTGGTAAGGGGTTGAGGGCTCCTGCTAGAGATGCTATTTTAGCCGAGGTTTCTGGGGGGCTGGGCCGGGGGGTTGTTTATGCGGTTCACGAGGCCATGGACCAGGTGGGGGCTATCTTGGGGCCACTGCTGGTTATGGCGGCTCTCTCCAGCGGTTTTGGGTATAGTGGCGTCTTCACGCTTCTAGGGGTTCCCGCCCTCGTCTCCCTGCTTCTACTCATCCTCGCTTACATACTCTACCCTAGTCTAAAGTCTGCCGAGAAGCCGCATGGAGGCCATCCGCCGTTTGTGAAGGTGGTGCCGTTGGCCGCTGCGGCTGGGCTCTCCATGGCGGGGTTCATCCACTGGATCCACGCCTCTTTCAGGTACAGCGTTCAGGGTGTTGACACCTCTTTGATAGCAGGGGCCTACGCTGTGGCTATGCTTGTCGACGCCCTGGCCGCAATCGCACTGGGAGTCGCCTACGATAAGGTCACACGCGGTGTAGTCGCCCTCGTCCCCCTTGTGGCGGCGGCGTCAAGCCTGGCAGTGCTACTGGGCGCACCGCTAGCCCTGGCAGCCATACTGTGGGGCGTGGCCATGGGCGGGTTCCAGAGTGTTTTCCGGTCGTTAGTGGCAGACTCCCTTGAACCACGCCTGAGGGGGCTGGGGTTTGGCGTGGTCTACTTCGCCATGGGGCTGGGGTGGAGTGTTGGGAACATTGCTATGGCAAGTCTGCCCGTGTGGGCGGGTGCTGCCGTGGCGTTGTTAGCGGATGGAGGAGGAGCGGTTGCAATGCTGAGGCTAGCTAAAAAACAAGGGGGATAA
- a CDS encoding molecular chaperone TorD family protein: MGKHIHNLNPTFFLGVSNIFGLASALLLYKATGDDIDDGLDDISPAAEKLVAELKEAVKRLSTEDAARLTSTDCRQDLTKAARLVWRKTVEAFYENHGYSAGEPLRPDHLAVQLAFASSILREAAMALARDDREEVVRYLKLFSRFASAHLIPTARGCTNGFTALITELTEYTNELVRPLLVEEISRLREAGEA, encoded by the coding sequence TTGGGGAAGCATATCCACAACCTAAACCCCACTTTTTTCCTAGGCGTCTCCAACATATTTGGTCTCGCCTCAGCTCTACTTCTCTACAAGGCAACCGGAGACGATATAGATGATGGTCTGGACGACATTTCCCCCGCGGCTGAAAAGCTTGTAGCGGAGCTCAAGGAAGCCGTCAAGAGATTGAGCACGGAGGATGCAGCGAGGCTCACATCCACCGACTGCCGCCAGGACCTCACAAAGGCTGCTAGGCTTGTCTGGAGGAAGACTGTAGAGGCTTTCTACGAGAACCACGGCTACTCGGCTGGAGAGCCCTTGCGGCCGGACCACCTGGCCGTCCAGCTCGCCTTCGCCTCGAGCATCCTTCGCGAGGCGGCGATGGCTCTTGCGAGGGATGATAGGGAGGAGGTGGTAAGATACCTCAAACTGTTTAGCCGTTTTGCCTCGGCCCACCTGATACCGACGGCGAGGGGCTGTACGAACGGGTTCACAGCCCTTATTACAGAGCTTACCGAGTACACCAACGAGTTAGTCAGGCCACTCCTGGTGGAGGAGATAAGCAGGCTGAGGGAGGCTGGAGAGGCCTAG
- a CDS encoding PIN domain-containing protein: protein MIYVDSNALVYLLHDVKPKSDLVIDALSSSDEVYTSLRTIEEASYILVRIYLSKHYGARGIHQIREIIRKYGLEPVKDELATLRRLLSDYNVIILQDKATINEIHETMIKYKLLPGDAIIALTCKHYGVDTILTFDEDFRRVPWLKVNP from the coding sequence TTGATATACGTCGACTCTAACGCTCTAGTCTACCTGCTACATGATGTAAAGCCGAAATCAGACCTGGTCATTGATGCCCTATCCAGTAGCGATGAAGTATATACTAGTCTTAGGACAATAGAGGAGGCCTCATACATTCTTGTGAGGATATACTTAAGCAAGCACTATGGAGCCAGAGGTATACATCAAATACGAGAAATAATAAGAAAATACGGCTTAGAACCTGTCAAAGACGAGTTAGCTACTCTACGCCGCTTGCTATCTGATTATAACGTAATAATCCTGCAAGATAAGGCAACTATAAATGAAATACACGAGACAATGATTAAGTATAAATTGCTTCCAGGAGACGCCATTATAGCCTTAACATGTAAACACTATGGAGTAGATACAATTCTCACATTCGATGAGGACTTTAGACGAGTACCATGGCTAAAAGTTAATCCTTAA
- a CDS encoding type II toxin-antitoxin system VapC family toxin has product MKVLYDSNVLIKYLAGDDKARTLVEKVINGEWEGFITGIVVSETIYIYLRLALDVPRYKLRELIIKQDERINNLLEEDIRPLLSFFNLITTETNIEELLDIIESYGLLPNDALIAVAALKHGISTISTFDEDFRRVPWLRVIP; this is encoded by the coding sequence TTGAAGGTCCTCTATGACTCTAACGTACTAATAAAGTATCTGGCCGGAGATGATAAGGCAAGAACCCTAGTAGAGAAGGTAATTAACGGAGAGTGGGAAGGATTCATTACGGGAATAGTAGTCAGCGAGACTATATACATTTACTTAAGACTTGCATTAGATGTCCCCCGCTATAAGCTTAGAGAGCTAATTATCAAGCAAGATGAGAGGATTAATAACCTCCTAGAGGAAGATATAAGACCCCTCCTCTCCTTCTTCAACCTAATAACGACGGAGACTAACATCGAGGAGCTCTTAGACATTATAGAAAGCTATGGACTACTACCTAATGATGCATTAATAGCAGTAGCCGCACTCAAACATGGCATAAGCACAATTTCTACTTTCGACGAGGACTTCAGACGAGTTCCGTGGCTAAGAGTTATTCCCTAG
- a CDS encoding antitoxin AF2212-like protein: MKYENGVLKPLEPLDLEEGEVLLVSIKKPVRKLFGILKRRNPRVKPEDVERVIEEAEIEGPL; the protein is encoded by the coding sequence GTGAAGTATGAGAATGGAGTTCTCAAACCTCTCGAACCTTTGGATCTAGAAGAAGGCGAGGTTCTGCTAGTATCAATTAAGAAGCCAGTAAGAAAACTCTTTGGGATTCTCAAGAGAAGGAATCCTCGAGTCAAACCTGAAGATGTTGAGAGGGTTATAGAGGAGGCAGAGATTGAAGGTCCTCTATGA
- a CDS encoding type II toxin-antitoxin system CcdA family antitoxin, with translation MGRYVTVSAKVRRELLEEAKRLNINVSELIRRTLEEEVRRRKLVELERRLKRKGNILAKIDVDEVVRLIREDREAR, from the coding sequence ATGGGTAGGTATGTTACTGTCTCTGCTAAGGTTAGGAGGGAGCTTCTAGAAGAGGCTAAACGGTTGAACATTAACGTCTCCGAGCTTATAAGAAGGACCCTCGAGGAGGAGGTGCGCCGGCGTAAATTAGTGGAGTTAGAGAGAAGGCTAAAGAGGAAGGGCAATATACTAGCTAAGATAGATGTGGATGAAGTAGTGAGGCTGATCCGCGAGGATAGGGAGGCGAGATGA